The sequence TGGGATCGACCTCGGCGACTTGCCCCCGGGCGAATGGCGCGCGCTGGGCGAAGCAGATCGCGCGCGGCTATTCGCCTAGCAGTTTGCGCCAGCCTTCCACGCCGAGCTTGCGCAGCGTTTCGACGTTGCGCTCCACGATCACGTCCGGATCCGGGAACGCCGCCACCGCCTTCGACACGCTGTCCTCGCGCAACAGGTGCAGCGTGGGCCAGGGCGCGCGGTTGGTGTAGTTCTCCACGTCGTCCGGGTCGCTCTCCGCGAACTGGTACTGCGGATGGAAGCTCGCGACCTGCAGCACGCCGTCCAGGTCCATCGCTTCCACGAGCCCGTCGGCGTCTTCGAGGAAGTCGTTGTAATCGAGGAAGTCCTGCAGCACCTGCGGATGCACGATGAGCGTGGTGTCGATCTCCGCCGGGTCGGTATCGCGCAGGCGCGCCAATTCCTCGCCGAGTTCTTCGAGCAACTGCTGGGGCAAGGTCGCATCGCTGAGCACGAAGCGCACCTGGTCCTTCACGTACACCGCCTTCGCGAACGGGCACAGGTTCAGTCCGATCACCGCGCGTTCCAGCCAGCGGCGCGTGTCTTCGATGGGGTCGGTTTCGCTCATGGCGCGCAGGGTAGCGCGATGCGCGGGGATGCCCCAAGCTTCCGCGCATGGACTCCCCCGCCCAAACCCACGATCGCCGTCGCCTCCACGCGATCTTCCTGATGCTCGCCGCCGTGATGTGCTTCGCGCTGATGGATTCGGTGCTGAAGACGCTGTC comes from Lysobacter sp. KIS68-7 and encodes:
- a CDS encoding DUF1415 domain-containing protein gives rise to the protein MSETDPIEDTRRWLERAVIGLNLCPFAKAVYVKDQVRFVLSDATLPQQLLEELGEELARLRDTDPAEIDTTLIVHPQVLQDFLDYNDFLEDADGLVEAMDLDGVLQVASFHPQYQFAESDPDDVENYTNRAPWPTLHLLREDSVSKAVAAFPDPDVIVERNVETLRKLGVEGWRKLLGE